In Eremothecium gossypii ATCC 10895 chromosome V, complete sequence, the genomic stretch GGCTTCAAGTTCTGTCTGTAGTATCTCTGCAGTGTTCTGTGGCCAACCTTGACGCCCGTGGGCAAGTGCAGCTCAACGCCGTCGTGGTAGATGAGCTCTTGCGGAAGCTCTTCGTCGCCAGACTCGGAGTCAGCGTCGGACTCCACGTCCTCCCATTCGCCCTCGTCTGCGTTCGCGGCGGCGTCCAGCTCCGCGTACGTGCTGGAGAAGTCGTAGAATTCGGAGATCTCCAGTTTTTCGTCCTCGCTCTCGTATGGAATACGGCAGTGTGACTTCGCCAGCATGTGTGCCCTCACCGCCTCGAGGGATCTACCCTGGAAAGAGCAGCAGAGGCACAAGTTACCCAGGCCTATCTTCTCGGACAGGTACTTCACTAGGCCAGGCTTGTCGACAAGATACTTCTGCTCGGGGATGTAGAAGCCGTGCTTCTTCTGCATATGCTCTAGGTTCTCCTCAAACGAGGCGTGCGTGCGCTTGGGGCAAAACAAGCACGCCTCCGGCGGTATCTCGACCTTGTTCTTGATCTTCTCCGCCATCAGCTGCTCGTGCTGTTCTTCCGCGGACAGCGCCGGTACCTCTGCAGGCGCGGCCTCCTGGTCtgcaggcgcggcggccaCGCCCAGCTTGTCCGCAACAAGCGATTCTATGTTCACCTTGAGCTCGTCCCCCATGTTCTGTAGCATGCTCTGCCGCGCCATCTCCAGGagcttcttcttcttctcgaGCAATGCTTCGCGCTGGCGCCTGCGCAGTTCCTTACTGGAGggcggctgctgctcctccgTGGCCAAGGCCGCCACCTTCTCTTTGAATGTGTTTTCGTCAATGGGGGTAAGTTGGGCAACTCTTCTCTTCAGGTTGTATCGGTGCCAGTCCGACTTCATGTGCATTCTCTGATCCTCGCTCGACTGAAATGCAAGCGCACATGAGTTACAAGTATATGACGACATGGTATCAGTATAGAGAGTGGCAGAACAAGCTCTCTGAACAGAAGCGGTAGAGCTTTGACGAAGGCGGAAGTGGCGATGACCTGCTGAGATGCTGAAATTTTTTTCTTTATGCAGCTTCGAAAAAAGAAAACCTGCGTTACACCGAGGCTCATCGCCCCTCGATGCTCAGAACAAGGCGTCCGTGGGTGGGGCTGTTCCCCGCGCCGGACTATGCCTGGCCGCCACATTCGGGAAACTATGTATACTCAGTTATATGGGTCACCTAGTCAGTCTTGGCTGCCAGGTGCGTCTCCTCGCGCTGAGTCCGCCACTTGTGGATGTCCCAGCGGCACAGCAGCATGTAGATCGGCACAACCAACAGGTTTACCAGTGCGCCCAGCAGCCAGCCCAGCGGCCAGAGGAAGTATGTCGTGCTGTGGTAGTTGAAGCCCATGTTGCAGGCGAGCAGCAGCCAGCCCACGAAGTCCGTGGTGACGTCGTCGTAGCCGCTGCGCAGCCCGCGCACGATCTTGTCGCAGCACGCGGCGCACGAGATCGCCTCGCTGGAGCCCTCGATTGCCGCGGTTATCGCCGGCTTCGTGCGGTTCTCCTCCGCGTAGCCCTCGGACGCAAAGTTGCCGGGGTAGACGCACGACACGCGCACGCCGTCGCACTCCTGCCGCAGCACCGCGacgagcgcgcgcagcgcggccTTGAGCGGCGCGTACTGGCTGTACCCGATGAACGGGTacaccgccgccgccgagGAGAAGAACACTAGGTGCCGCGCCCCGTGGCGGAC encodes the following:
- the TSC10 gene encoding 3-dehydrosphinganine reductase (Syntenic homolog of Saccharomyces cerevisiae YBR265W (TSC10)), giving the protein MKYELNGQVVLISGGSQGLGRAFAQKYIEESDSTVVIVSRSEEKLTRAGEAICGGARRLGAGGAGRLLYYACNLGDAAAVGGLFATLADAGLQVTQVLFCAGGAVPGLFAELSSAQLAAGVEMNYGTALHLAHGAVRHGARHLVFFSSAAAVYPFIGYSQYAPLKAALRALVAVLRQECDGVRVSCVYPGNFASEGYAEENRTKPAITAAIEGSSEAISCAACCDKIVRGLRSGYDDVTTDFVGWLLLACNMGFNYHSTTYFLWPLGWLLGALVNLLVVPIYMLLCRWDIHKWRTQREETHLAAKTD
- the REI1 gene encoding Rei1p (Syntenic homolog of Saccharomyces cerevisiae YBR267W (REI1)), with amino-acid sequence MSSYTCNSCALAFQSSEDQRMHMKSDWHRYNLKRRVAQLTPIDENTFKEKVAALATEEQQPPSSKELRRRQREALLEKKKKLLEMARQSMLQNMGDELKVNIESLVADKLGVAAAPADQEAAPAEVPALSAEEQHEQLMAEKIKNKVEIPPEACLFCPKRTHASFEENLEHMQKKHGFYIPEQKYLVDKPGLVKYLSEKIGLGNLCLCCSFQGRSLEAVRAHMLAKSHCRIPYESEDEKLEISEFYDFSSTYAELDAAANADEGEWEDVESDADSESGDEELPQELIYHDGVELHLPTGVKVGHRTLQRYYRQNLKPERELTEGQGTVIAAETRHFATILDAKQVATQKKVWQTEVKDKKRDSKRAAKFINNQPYYRDQLLQ